The region TTCAGAAGTTTCTGGAAGTTCTTGGTTTTGTCCTGGAACTGCATTTTTAATTTTTTCGTATTCTTCCTCATTAATAGACCAGGTGTTGTAAGTTGTAGTTATGTCTCTAAGCATTACACCAAATTTCCATTCGTCTCTAGTTTCATATTGTGCGCCCAAATCAAATCCAAATCCCCAAGAAGAAGCAAAATCTCCAATAATTCGTCGTATTACTTTTGCATTTACTCCATAGTTAAAACCTTCTAGCGGTAAAGCTCTGGCGTAAGAAAAAGTCACGGCATAATCGGCAGTGGAAAACAATGAAATTCTGTTGTAATCAATATTTCCTTGGTTGTCAATTAATTGTGTGGTGTTGAGGATGTCATCTACGCCAAAACGAATCAACGAAAGTCCCCATGCGCTTCTATCGTCAATTGGCATTGCAAAGGCAGCATAATCATATTGTGCAATATTCGCAAAATAATTAGCATGCATAAGGCTGAGTTGCTTGTCTTCAAGCTTTAATAAACCTGCTGGATTCCAATAGCTTGAGTTAACATCTGAAGTATGTGCTGTTACGGCATTACTCATCCCTAGAGCTGCAGCATCTACACCAATATTCATGAATTCATTGGAATATTTCCTTATGGTTTGTCCATATGATATCCAACTACATAAAGCTATTACTAGTAAAAGACTCTTTTTCACAGGCCAATTTTGTTCTTCGTACAAATATCATAAATTCTTATGTATTAAACTCAATTTCTTGCATTTTATTGTTTACATTTGTTCTTTAAAATACAATATATTTCAAATATGAGTATAAAAAAACACATTCCAAACACGTTAACATTGTTAAATCTATTTGCGGGCTTATGCGCATTAATACACGCTTTTAATGGTAATTATGCAGAAGCTTTTTCTTTAGTTTGTTTAGGAATATTTTTTGACTTTTGGGATGGTTTTTTAGCAAGAGCTTTAAATGCGCAAAGTCCTATTGGTTTGCAATTGGATTCCTTAGCGGATATGGTTACAAGTGGCGTAGTTCCTGGGTTAATTGTGTATAAAATGTTGGGTGATATTCAAGAAAATCAAGCGCAGTATACCTTAACAGAAGATACTTATTATATGGGTGTTGTTCCTTATTTAGGTTTTTTAATTACATTGGGTTCGTGTTATAGGTTAGCAAATTTTAATGTGGATGAAAGACAAACCGACTCTTTTATTGGATTGCCAACACCAGCAAATGCACTTTGGATTTGTTCGTTGCCAATTATTTTAGAAGAAACAGGAGGGGATGGTTTCATATTTGAATTCTTATCTAATCCGTTTGTATTGGTTATTATTGCTTTCTTGAGTGCCTTTTTGTTAAATGCAGAAATACCTTTGTTTTCTCTTAAAGCAAAAGCATTTACTTGGGAAAAGAGTAAAATTCAAATCATATTCTTAGGCTTAGCTGCTGTACTGTTAGTTAGTTTGCAGTTCTTGGCAATTCCTTTAGTGATTTTGTTATACGTATTGTTATCTGTAGTTAATAATAAATTTTTGAATAAGGTTTAATGGCAGCATCTACTTCAAAAAGAAGATATACTCCAAAGAAGAAAAAATCAAATGCTATACTAGGTCCAACTTCCATGAAATGGATAGTTGGGCTTTTTTTAGCTCTAATTCTTATTATTTTTGTTTACCAAAAAAAAGATTATGTGTTGTATTATTTGGGATTCAAATCGAATCATGCGCAATTATCGGAGGCTGAAAGAAAATTTGAAGATCAAAGAATTAAAGATGTAGTCCTAGCTCATAAAGGAAAAACATTTGGTATTGATATTTCTCAATATCAAGGTGAAATTGATTGGGATAATTTAGAAGCTAAAGAGGAACTTTTTGAAATTAAATTTGTAATTGTTAGAGCAACTGCAGGAAGTAAAAAAAGAGATATAAAATTTAAAGAGAATTGGGTTTCGTTGACTAAAACACCTTATATACAAGGAGCTTATCATTATTATAGACCCGATGAAAATTCAACTGAGCAAGCCAATAATTTTATAGCTACAGTTAAATTAAGAAAAGGGCAATTACCTCCAATTTTAGATATTGAA is a window of Flavobacterium indicum GPTSA100-9 = DSM 17447 DNA encoding:
- a CDS encoding CDP-alcohol phosphatidyltransferase family protein codes for the protein MSIKKHIPNTLTLLNLFAGLCALIHAFNGNYAEAFSLVCLGIFFDFWDGFLARALNAQSPIGLQLDSLADMVTSGVVPGLIVYKMLGDIQENQAQYTLTEDTYYMGVVPYLGFLITLGSCYRLANFNVDERQTDSFIGLPTPANALWICSLPIILEETGGDGFIFEFLSNPFVLVIIAFLSAFLLNAEIPLFSLKAKAFTWEKSKIQIIFLGLAAVLLVSLQFLAIPLVILLYVLLSVVNNKFLNKV
- a CDS encoding putative type IX sorting system protein PorV2, whose translation is MKKSLLLVIALCSWISYGQTIRKYSNEFMNIGVDAAALGMSNAVTAHTSDVNSSYWNPAGLLKLEDKQLSLMHANYFANIAQYDYAAFAMPIDDRSAWGLSLIRFGVDDILNTTQLIDNQGNIDYNRISLFSTADYAVTFSYARALPLEGFNYGVNAKVIRRIIGDFASSWGFGFDLGAQYETRDEWKFGVMLRDITTTYNTWSINEEEYEKIKNAVPGQNQELPETSEITLPKAQLGISKKFEFHYDYTLVAATNLNMQFAQTNDILSTSVVSIDPAIGFEFGYIDLAFLRAGVGNFQQITQIDNTNKLSFQPNIGIGFKYKGIQVDYALTDLGNQSAALYSNVFSLKVDFSIFR
- a CDS encoding GH25 family lysozyme produces the protein MAASTSKRRYTPKKKKSNAILGPTSMKWIVGLFLALILIIFVYQKKDYVLYYLGFKSNHAQLSEAERKFEDQRIKDVVLAHKGKTFGIDISQYQGEIDWDNLEAKEELFEIKFVIVRATAGSKKRDIKFKENWVSLTKTPYIQGAYHYYRPDENSTEQANNFIATVKLRKGQLPPILDIEKMPKGQSMERLKEGLQNWLTLVEKHYGIKPIIYSPEKYFEDFLQKDFPDYEFWIANYNPWKENIEPNYLLWQFTEKAELHGIDELVDVNVFNGDVEKLKRVCLKK